One part of the Vicia villosa cultivar HV-30 ecotype Madison, WI linkage group LG6, Vvil1.0, whole genome shotgun sequence genome encodes these proteins:
- the LOC131611234 gene encoding putative receptor-like protein kinase At5g39000, with protein MLGNYSKHKSSSKKKYPAFIEELCRQFSLEDVRRSTNNFDEERIIGGTEFNIVYKGYLNHNGETDYPIALKRMRNIVFDEWKFKKEVELNCQLRHPNLTSFIGFCDQKDERILVYEYMLNGSVYDHLRLRNNESLSWKKRLEICIGAAKGLHYLHSGAKRAIFHCDIKPQNILLDKGMVAKLSHLGFSIQEKVSKSKYKPIKASTLIYGTFGYTAPECVRTNVFTEKCDVYSFGMVLLEVACTNYKSSIFDKMVKLENTNRFLDESINAGSFLERFSADEIIDPILMRSIAPRCLEVFVDIMQRCLKYDPNERPSMGEVEVELEHALALHEEADCCR; from the exons ATGCTTGGAAATTACTCAAAGCATAAAAGTTCATCCAAGAAAAAATATCCTGCATTTATAGAAGAGCTATGCCGTCAATTTTCGCTGGAAGATGTTAGGAGATCAACCAATAACTTCGACGAAGAACGAATAATTGGAGGAACAGAATTCAATATAGTGTACAAAGGCTATCTCAACCATAACGGCGAAACTGACTATCCAATAGCATTGAAGCGGATGAGAAATATTGTCTTCGATGAATGGAAGTTCAAGAAAGAAGTTGAACTCAACTGCCAGCTTCGTCATCCGAATTTGACATCCTTTATAGGTTTCTGTGATCAAAAGGATGAGAGAATTCTCGTGTATGAATACATGTTGAATGGATCTGTCTATGATCACTTGCGTTTAAGGAATAATGAATCACTCTCATGGAAGAAAAGACTTGAAATATGCATCGGAGCTGCAAAAGGACTACACTACCTTCATTCTGGAGCAAAGCGCGCGATTTTTCACTGTGACATAAAGCCTCAAAACATTCTCTTAGACAAGGGTATGGTAGCAAAGCTCTCCCATCTTGGATTTTCCATCCAAGAGAAGGTCTCTAAATCAAAATATAAACCAATTAAAGCTAGCACCCTAATTTATg GTACATTTGGTTACACGGCGCCAGAGTGTGTCCGAACCAATGTTTTCACCGAAAAATGCGATGTATATTCCTTTGGTATGGTTCTACTTGAAGTAGCATGCACAAACTACAAGAGTAGCATCTTTGATAAGATGGTAAAGTTAGAGAACACGAACCGGTTCTTAGATGAGTCGATTAATGCAGGTAGCTTCTTGGAAAGGTTCTCAGCTGATGAGATTATTGATCCTATTCTTATGAGATCGATTGCACCTCGCTGTTTGGAAGTGTTTGTGGATATCATGCAGAGATGCTTGAAGTATGACCCAAATGAAAGACCATCAATGGGCGAGGTTGAGGTTGAACTTGAGCATGCTCTGGCATTGCATGAGGAAGCAGATTGTTGTAGATAG